A portion of the Granulosicoccus antarcticus IMCC3135 genome contains these proteins:
- a CDS encoding PilC/PilY family type IV pilus protein: MNSLKHRHTGAFWAGLLLSCAALSTLQADDTEIFFGQADDAFNNNPNILFVLDNSGSMTAKDAGFGDTSRMDRLKTAMSSLLDQSSSFNVGLMAFQGRDHGGAIRYPIGYLEAESTELCDGICPDELIVARPDGGSNDGTENDISKEISLHSATLVMANVESATEDTSEAEVIETTGTATASTEVVEYSPTDASTLVNEHDQLTNRWFHDGVAEHGISLFAYRFDDVQIPTGATVTSATITFTQTNSANQSGDVAAYISAEATPLPQAYPTSSNGTLSLAERIDPLRRTKALVRWEPIPPDSASSTPPATGTDIKADTPEIASVVAELVSQPGWAEGGSMSFLLSPVDSYSATGADIREFYGSVAAANRVPLLSYTYHEAPNPDLMTSVLNASAHVDEVTEQNTEVVSRNSENEVSQLFHAGSSNHPRQLALRFDNISIPKDAIIKNAYLTMTSASESASLSPDDDWTTVEGSGNEVIPDETDSSSVDPSTDPADLSTDTDPADSSVVTAPDEPDSAAANPTLSINIHAELSASPENYGSTVLDERTHSSTFIPWENIPDAPDTSMSSPDISALVSDVIALEDWNSGNSISLRLSATEDYSNSADNSRHLLTAVASEKPELRITWEPSDTDTDDEGQTQKTAIRFSYVHIPPGAQIKSAKIVFHSAKANDEATSLDISAEKIASSQPLTVSSNNIGSRDRTTAQETWEVDPWLTVGTAYDTPDLTRIVQELTDQPEWCGGNPMTFILSGSGERVAVSADANSIDAPTLQITYAPDSVPTGAYCSNSSVVSLLSEARGDAVQNISSNVVTLNGASLNSDSNNNGTGDKQILGLRFDDVNIPNDTRIVSATLRLTTNEEIADTAQFKISVEDEDNASVFSTSNKDISSRKWSGDTTWESTPPVAANESIFTSDLKSLVSKVVTRSNWQRGNAMAFLLEPSQLDKPRSFASFDVNEANSAQLIIYFESERTSPGTRFRDNLKQHVNELVAMGSTPITSSLYEAALYFRGEPVDYGTQRGKRAWADRFHRVSHPFSYTGGELSRPAGCSDADLDSDACIQEIIYNNSSTATYISPLESQCQTNHIVLLSDGSATSNSASSRIQAMTGGSCDNSYSSAEQCGRELAAWMNTTDHSSTLIGLQNITTHTIAFNLAESDRGYLADLAELGGGGAYSADSTSSLLTAFQSIFLNVSKTDTSFVAPAVTLSQQNRMKNRDDLYYAVFKPESTARWNGNLKKYKLKGDENELTSIVDQELEPVIDDTTGNIKPGSKSFWSSIVDGSSVKLGGAAEQIRNNGSSHLSRNVYTYTGKTTDLTHSDNQLLPDNDELDPDWFSLSPSLAADADYYRNLVDWAHGKDVLDVDGDENTDEPRGQMGDPMHSQPLLLNYASGTDVDSIVFVSTNDGYLHAIDTDTGKEKFAFVPKELLKNMNKLMANEPTLSRPYGLDGGMTTWIQDDNNNGIIDDGDKAYLYVAMRRGGSQYYALDVSHFNNPKYLWSIQGRTNTLDTDLSTADGDFVELGDTWSRPIKTRVRDGSSVVDVLVFGGGYDPNQDPTVSTSDSDTSSSRSTDGVGRAIFIVNARTGAHMWQTNRTTDFPSMEYSIPSEVRVIDIDFDGLADQLYVGDMGGQIWRLDINNDSTLTDSLAERIDGGRIAELAGIAAQDARRFYYPPDVSIIATDGYQQLAISIGSGWRAHPLDDVVQDRFYSLRSPYVYGKPIDSFGQVEYQTVTHATSDLVDVSDIISPTLPVNSKGWFIDLEGTGEKVLSSSVTADNKVLFTSYLPEVDSVACSAAEGGGAVYALDVMNGSPVLDLNNSGSDTDLTADDRSRLLLHAGIPPPASVLFPESGNASLVIGTEKIDEFNLGELRRRTFWQEKIEENSL; encoded by the coding sequence ATGAATTCGCTGAAACATCGCCATACCGGAGCGTTCTGGGCTGGCTTGCTGCTCTCTTGTGCTGCACTGAGTACTTTGCAGGCTGACGACACTGAAATATTTTTCGGCCAGGCCGACGACGCTTTCAACAACAACCCCAACATACTGTTTGTGTTGGACAACTCCGGGTCAATGACCGCAAAGGATGCCGGATTCGGTGACACCAGTCGGATGGACAGACTGAAAACGGCCATGAGTTCCCTGCTTGACCAATCAAGTAGCTTCAACGTAGGGCTCATGGCTTTTCAGGGTCGTGATCATGGCGGAGCAATCCGCTATCCAATCGGTTATCTGGAGGCCGAAAGCACTGAACTATGCGACGGTATATGCCCTGATGAACTGATCGTGGCACGCCCGGATGGCGGTAGCAACGATGGTACTGAAAACGATATTTCAAAAGAAATATCCTTGCACTCTGCAACTTTGGTCATGGCCAATGTCGAGAGTGCAACAGAAGATACGAGCGAAGCAGAAGTCATTGAAACCACAGGGACTGCCACAGCGTCCACAGAAGTTGTGGAGTACTCTCCGACTGATGCCAGCACGCTTGTAAACGAGCACGACCAACTAACCAATCGCTGGTTCCACGACGGCGTTGCCGAACATGGTATTTCTCTTTTTGCGTATCGCTTCGACGATGTGCAAATTCCAACAGGTGCCACGGTCACATCCGCAACCATTACCTTCACCCAGACCAACTCAGCAAACCAGTCAGGTGATGTGGCAGCCTACATCAGTGCCGAAGCAACACCGCTCCCACAGGCATACCCGACAAGTTCCAATGGAACTTTGTCGTTGGCAGAGCGTATTGATCCCTTGCGACGAACCAAGGCACTGGTCAGATGGGAGCCTATCCCTCCGGACAGCGCCTCAAGTACCCCTCCGGCAACAGGTACCGACATCAAGGCTGACACCCCCGAGATTGCCTCGGTGGTGGCTGAACTTGTTAGCCAGCCGGGCTGGGCTGAAGGCGGCAGCATGTCGTTTCTGCTCTCCCCGGTAGACTCCTACTCGGCCACTGGTGCAGATATACGCGAATTCTATGGCAGTGTAGCCGCCGCCAACCGGGTACCGCTCCTCAGCTATACCTACCATGAAGCTCCCAACCCTGACCTCATGACCAGCGTGCTGAATGCTTCTGCGCATGTCGATGAGGTGACCGAACAGAATACAGAAGTCGTCAGTCGCAACAGCGAAAACGAAGTATCACAATTGTTTCATGCTGGCTCCAGCAATCATCCAAGGCAACTGGCATTGCGCTTTGACAATATTTCCATTCCTAAAGATGCCATCATAAAAAATGCCTATCTGACAATGACATCAGCCTCTGAAAGTGCAAGCCTGTCTCCTGATGATGACTGGACCACGGTAGAGGGCAGTGGCAACGAGGTGATACCGGACGAAACTGATTCATCCAGTGTGGATCCCTCTACAGACCCTGCTGATTTATCAACCGATACAGACCCCGCTGATTCGTCAGTCGTTACCGCTCCCGACGAACCAGACTCTGCCGCAGCCAACCCGACTCTTTCCATAAATATTCATGCTGAACTGAGTGCGTCTCCCGAAAATTATGGTTCAACCGTACTGGATGAGCGTACACACAGTTCTACCTTCATCCCCTGGGAGAACATCCCTGATGCACCTGACACCAGCATGTCGTCACCGGATATCTCAGCACTGGTCTCTGATGTTATTGCATTGGAAGACTGGAATTCAGGCAATTCGATATCCCTGCGCTTGAGCGCCACCGAGGATTACAGCAACTCAGCAGATAACAGCCGCCATTTACTCACAGCCGTTGCAAGCGAAAAACCTGAATTGCGCATTACCTGGGAACCCAGCGATACGGACACCGATGATGAAGGTCAAACTCAGAAGACAGCGATTCGCTTCTCCTATGTTCATATTCCGCCTGGCGCACAGATCAAGAGTGCAAAGATCGTTTTTCATTCAGCCAAAGCCAATGATGAAGCCACCAGTCTGGACATTTCTGCCGAGAAAATTGCCAGCTCGCAACCGCTGACTGTCAGCTCGAACAACATCGGTTCACGCGATCGTACTACCGCACAGGAAACCTGGGAGGTCGACCCCTGGCTGACAGTCGGTACCGCTTACGACACGCCAGACCTTACCCGTATCGTCCAGGAGCTTACCGACCAGCCTGAATGGTGTGGCGGAAACCCGATGACATTCATACTCTCAGGCTCGGGTGAGCGTGTCGCTGTCAGCGCTGATGCAAATTCCATTGATGCTCCCACACTACAAATCACCTATGCCCCGGATTCTGTTCCTACGGGTGCCTATTGCTCCAACAGTTCCGTTGTCTCATTGCTCAGCGAAGCACGTGGTGATGCCGTGCAAAACATCAGTAGCAACGTGGTCACTCTGAACGGTGCATCACTAAACAGCGACAGCAACAATAACGGCACCGGGGACAAGCAGATCCTGGGCCTGCGATTTGACGATGTGAATATCCCTAACGATACCAGGATCGTCAGCGCGACACTGAGACTGACGACCAACGAGGAAATTGCGGACACAGCCCAGTTCAAGATCAGTGTGGAGGATGAAGATAATGCGAGTGTATTCTCAACAAGCAATAAGGATATCAGCTCCAGAAAATGGTCCGGCGACACTACATGGGAAAGCACCCCTCCAGTAGCTGCCAATGAAAGTATCTTTACCAGCGACCTGAAGTCACTGGTATCGAAGGTAGTGACTCGCTCCAACTGGCAGCGTGGCAATGCCATGGCTTTTCTGCTTGAACCTTCTCAGCTCGACAAACCTCGATCGTTCGCATCCTTTGATGTCAATGAGGCGAACTCTGCCCAGTTGATCATCTATTTCGAATCTGAAAGGACCAGTCCCGGCACCCGGTTTCGAGATAACCTGAAGCAACATGTGAACGAGCTGGTCGCAATGGGAAGTACTCCCATCACCTCCTCTCTCTACGAGGCCGCTCTGTACTTTCGTGGAGAGCCGGTGGATTATGGCACACAGCGTGGGAAACGTGCATGGGCGGACAGATTCCACCGAGTCAGTCATCCGTTTTCCTACACCGGCGGTGAGCTGTCAAGACCTGCAGGCTGTTCGGACGCAGATCTCGATTCAGATGCCTGCATTCAAGAGATCATTTACAACAACAGCTCAACTGCCACCTATATTTCCCCTTTGGAAAGCCAGTGCCAGACTAACCATATTGTCTTGCTCTCAGATGGTTCTGCCACCTCCAATTCTGCCTCTTCCAGAATCCAGGCAATGACGGGGGGCAGTTGCGACAACAGCTACTCCAGTGCCGAACAGTGTGGTAGAGAATTAGCCGCATGGATGAACACTACAGATCATTCCAGTACTCTGATCGGATTACAGAATATAACGACCCATACCATTGCGTTCAATCTTGCAGAATCGGACCGAGGCTATCTGGCAGATCTGGCCGAGCTAGGTGGCGGTGGTGCTTATTCAGCCGACTCGACAAGTTCACTTTTGACAGCCTTTCAGAGTATTTTTCTGAACGTCAGCAAGACCGACACCAGCTTTGTTGCACCTGCTGTGACACTGAGTCAACAGAATCGCATGAAGAATCGCGACGATTTGTACTATGCCGTATTCAAACCCGAATCCACCGCCCGCTGGAATGGCAATCTGAAAAAATACAAGCTCAAAGGCGATGAGAATGAACTGACCAGCATTGTGGATCAAGAGCTTGAACCCGTCATCGATGACACCACTGGCAACATCAAACCTGGATCAAAGAGCTTCTGGTCCAGTATCGTCGATGGCAGCAGTGTCAAACTCGGTGGTGCGGCTGAGCAGATCAGAAACAATGGCAGCTCGCATCTGTCTCGGAATGTCTATACATATACAGGCAAAACCACCGATTTGACACACAGCGACAATCAGCTGTTGCCAGACAATGACGAGCTTGATCCTGACTGGTTTTCTCTTTCTCCCAGTCTGGCCGCCGATGCCGACTACTACCGGAATCTGGTTGACTGGGCGCACGGCAAGGACGTTCTGGACGTCGACGGAGACGAGAATACTGACGAGCCTCGCGGGCAGATGGGCGACCCCATGCACTCTCAACCTTTGCTGCTCAACTATGCCAGCGGCACCGACGTCGATAGTATCGTATTCGTTTCGACCAATGATGGCTATTTGCATGCCATAGACACCGATACCGGCAAAGAGAAATTCGCCTTCGTGCCGAAAGAACTACTCAAGAACATGAACAAGCTCATGGCCAATGAGCCCACATTAAGTCGTCCCTATGGTCTCGACGGTGGCATGACTACCTGGATTCAGGACGACAACAACAATGGCATTATCGACGACGGCGATAAAGCCTATCTGTACGTCGCCATGCGACGCGGTGGCAGCCAGTATTACGCGCTCGATGTATCTCATTTCAATAATCCCAAATACTTGTGGAGCATTCAGGGTCGAACCAATACACTTGATACTGATCTGAGCACCGCCGATGGCGATTTTGTAGAGCTCGGAGATACCTGGTCACGCCCCATCAAGACACGCGTCCGTGACGGCTCATCTGTCGTTGATGTGCTGGTATTCGGCGGTGGATATGATCCGAACCAGGACCCGACAGTCTCTACTTCCGACAGCGACACCAGTAGCAGCAGGTCCACTGATGGTGTTGGACGCGCGATTTTCATCGTGAACGCTCGAACCGGTGCCCACATGTGGCAGACCAACCGTACGACCGACTTCCCCAGCATGGAATACAGTATTCCATCAGAAGTTCGTGTTATCGATATCGACTTCGATGGGCTGGCAGATCAGCTCTATGTCGGCGATATGGGGGGGCAGATCTGGCGCCTCGATATTAACAATGACTCAACGTTGACAGACTCTCTCGCCGAGCGCATTGACGGAGGCCGGATTGCCGAGCTGGCTGGCATTGCTGCGCAAGATGCACGGCGCTTCTACTACCCCCCTGATGTGTCTATTATCGCAACTGATGGGTATCAGCAACTTGCCATCTCCATTGGCTCCGGATGGCGTGCTCATCCACTGGACGATGTTGTACAGGATCGCTTCTACAGTTTGCGTTCACCCTACGTCTATGGCAAGCCGATCGACAGTTTTGGCCAGGTCGAGTATCAGACTGTAACTCATGCCACTTCTGACCTGGTGGATGTCAGCGACATCATCAGCCCCACATTGCCAGTGAATAGCAAGGGCTGGTTCATCGACCTTGAAGGAACAGGCGAAAAGGTTCTCAGTTCCAGTGTGACCGCGGACAACAAGGTCCTGTTCACCTCCTACCTACCTGAAGTGGATTCCGTAGCCTGCTCTGCGGCGGAAGGTGGTGGTGCGGTGTATGCCCTTGATGTCATGAACGGCTCACCCGTTCTTGACCTGAATAACTCTGGTTCAGATACCGACCTGACAGCTGACGACCGATCACGCCTGCTTTTACATGCCGGGATTCCACCACCGGCATCTGTTCTTTTTCCGGAGAGCGGTAACGCCAGTCTGGTAATAGGTACCGAAAAAATCGATGAATTCAATCTTGGTGAATTACGACGCCGCACTTTCTGGCAGGAAAAAATAGAGGAAAACAGCCTGTAG
- a CDS encoding pilus assembly PilX family protein — protein sequence MNHPFERQGGAVLMIAMIMLLMLSVLGVSAMREASLEGQLASNAVHKEMTFQAAESASDSVLALEGKLESIICSDIEENLEQNALGQATGQNTGSVLEYAGQAAVLGYSLGSGISARRFVVTGTSTLPDVNTSTSIAQGMLLIGAADSTGDC from the coding sequence ATGAACCACCCTTTCGAACGACAAGGTGGCGCGGTCTTGATGATTGCCATGATCATGCTTCTCATGCTGTCTGTCCTGGGTGTCTCAGCTATGCGTGAGGCATCGTTAGAGGGACAACTTGCAAGCAATGCGGTACACAAGGAGATGACCTTCCAGGCTGCCGAATCAGCCTCGGATTCGGTACTGGCCCTGGAGGGCAAACTTGAATCCATCATTTGCAGCGATATCGAGGAAAACCTCGAGCAGAATGCGCTTGGTCAAGCCACGGGACAGAATACCGGATCGGTGCTGGAATACGCCGGTCAGGCTGCAGTGCTGGGCTACTCACTGGGCAGTGGCATCAGTGCCAGGCGATTTGTCGTCACCGGCACCTCCACACTTCCCGACGTCAATACATCTACGAGCATTGCGCAGGGCATGCTATTGATCGGTGCTGCCGACAGCACTGGAGACTGTTGA
- a CDS encoding PilW family protein yields MRNSTLQTIHAQQGLSLIEIMIAMVVGLLLVGGMITVFAGSKRSAELNKTMAMIQENGRFALSSMVSDVRLAGFQGCTDSRIKARIRATLAPTSDFSLSNISSSLINADGSWAPAAPLNFVPPTTAGSPLPGTYALSVQFGSPETRQIQAMANVSTDVVIAGSDPAIVTTGDLALISNCQVADIFMVTNAANGVLKHAAVGNGGNNRLSAPYGQTSNERARIMRFEANIYYVGNTQRTNAAGEPVYALYRQSWPYDRPPVEMVEGVSNMKVRLGFRNPDGNSNLNYVSPEDSAAASGRVESVEIGILMQSFEQVAADTDNRAYLLAGTTLSPGSSSSSASTHYIADRSLRLAFGSTVSIRNRR; encoded by the coding sequence TTGCGCAACAGCACATTGCAGACGATACATGCGCAACAGGGCTTGTCACTCATCGAAATCATGATAGCCATGGTGGTCGGTTTGCTACTAGTCGGGGGCATGATCACCGTCTTTGCTGGCTCAAAACGCAGTGCCGAACTCAATAAAACCATGGCCATGATTCAGGAAAACGGTCGCTTTGCATTGAGTTCGATGGTCAGTGATGTGCGCCTGGCTGGCTTTCAAGGTTGCACCGACAGCCGGATCAAGGCGCGAATTCGCGCAACTCTGGCACCCACCAGTGACTTCTCTTTGAGCAATATTTCCAGCTCATTGATCAATGCCGATGGCAGCTGGGCTCCAGCGGCACCCCTGAATTTTGTGCCCCCGACAACGGCAGGCAGTCCGCTTCCGGGCACCTATGCTCTATCAGTACAGTTCGGCAGTCCTGAGACGCGCCAGATTCAGGCCATGGCCAATGTGTCCACCGATGTCGTTATAGCAGGCTCTGATCCTGCGATCGTGACTACCGGGGACCTCGCTCTTATTTCCAACTGTCAGGTGGCTGATATTTTCATGGTTACCAATGCAGCCAATGGCGTATTGAAGCATGCCGCAGTTGGCAATGGTGGCAACAACAGATTGTCCGCCCCTTACGGCCAAACGAGCAATGAACGTGCACGCATAATGCGTTTTGAAGCCAATATCTATTATGTCGGCAATACTCAGCGAACAAATGCTGCTGGTGAACCGGTCTACGCACTGTATCGACAGAGCTGGCCCTACGATCGCCCTCCCGTAGAGATGGTTGAAGGCGTATCCAACATGAAGGTACGTCTCGGCTTTCGCAACCCTGACGGTAACAGCAATCTGAACTACGTCAGTCCCGAAGACTCAGCTGCAGCCAGTGGCAGAGTCGAAAGTGTCGAAATCGGTATTCTGATGCAATCCTTTGAACAGGTTGCAGCAGATACAGACAACCGAGCCTACCTGCTGGCAGGTACTACTCTGTCCCCCGGAAGCAGCAGCTCCAGTGCAAGCACTCACTATATCGCGGATCGAAGCTTGCGCCTGGCGTTCGGCTCCACCGTCAGCATCAGGAATAGACGATGA
- the pilV gene encoding type IV pilus modification protein PilV, whose amino-acid sequence MRSADSRPGRRHGFARGFARGFARGFARQSGIGLLEVLIAVILLSIGFLATARMQVGGMRYSQSAYTLSQAKFMVLDMTERMRVNRDGMKGDAYKGKYTQSGTSNPACVSSTTACSPADIAVADLHAWSQSLYASADSTGFIPLLPSSSTIPAKGSITYDATEGAYHVGVQWSEMVEGTDTLRSLTVKVFP is encoded by the coding sequence ATGAGATCAGCAGATTCACGACCCGGCCGCCGCCATGGGTTCGCTCGCGGGTTCGCTCGCGGGTTCGCTCGCGGGTTCGCTCGCCAGTCCGGTATTGGCTTGTTGGAAGTGTTGATTGCAGTCATTCTGCTATCGATCGGATTTCTCGCAACAGCACGCATGCAGGTTGGAGGCATGCGCTACAGCCAGAGTGCCTACACGCTGTCACAGGCAAAATTCATGGTGCTGGATATGACAGAACGTATGCGTGTCAATCGCGACGGTATGAAAGGCGATGCGTACAAGGGTAAATATACGCAATCGGGAACCTCAAACCCTGCATGTGTCAGCAGCACCACTGCCTGCTCGCCAGCTGACATTGCTGTCGCAGATCTACATGCATGGAGTCAGAGCTTGTATGCCTCTGCCGATTCGACGGGCTTCATTCCTCTTTTACCCAGCTCAAGCACCATACCTGCAAAGGGGAGCATTACCTATGACGCTACCGAAGGTGCCTACCATGTTGGTGTGCAATGGAGCGAGATGGTCGAGGGAACTGACACTTTGCGATCATTGACTGTCAAGGTGTTCCCGTGA
- a CDS encoding GspH/FimT family pseudopilin: MKLGPDRHQARGFTLMELLITVSVAAILMATAAPGFQSLIQQSKQESRVNELTGALYYARSEAIKRSSRISVCARSSNTSCGTNWDKGWIVFIDNGATPGVIDTSESVLKVASSLPSGFRVKNTAIVQGASEATQRSYVRFGPRGLSNWRGSGTFTFCDGRGTSAARAINVSMSGDVRHARADGSGIRYDTFGTALSCTTQSSDA, encoded by the coding sequence ATGAAGTTGGGACCTGATCGCCACCAGGCTCGGGGGTTTACCTTGATGGAGTTGCTTATAACCGTTTCAGTAGCTGCAATCCTGATGGCCACCGCCGCACCTGGGTTTCAATCGCTGATACAGCAATCTAAACAGGAAAGCCGGGTGAACGAATTGACAGGTGCACTCTATTACGCGCGCTCTGAGGCCATCAAGCGCTCGTCGCGAATCAGTGTTTGCGCTCGTAGTAGCAATACCAGCTGCGGAACCAACTGGGACAAGGGCTGGATCGTATTTATCGACAATGGAGCAACCCCGGGCGTGATCGATACATCGGAAAGCGTACTCAAGGTTGCCTCCTCACTGCCCAGTGGTTTCAGGGTTAAAAACACGGCCATCGTGCAGGGAGCATCAGAAGCCACGCAACGCTCTTATGTCAGGTTTGGCCCCAGAGGCCTGAGTAACTGGCGTGGCTCAGGCACCTTCACTTTCTGTGATGGGCGCGGCACCAGTGCTGCGCGTGCTATCAACGTATCAATGAGCGGCGATGTCAGACACGCCCGCGCCGACGGTAGCGGCATCCGATACGACACCTTCGGAACGGCTCTGAGCTGTACAACGCAAAGCAGCGACGCATGA
- a CDS encoding DUF3461 family protein: MSANLAEKIADYPALAEMGIVRFHEISHYSLRQDGADKDVLRVIYKRAKGSFLPHTRKYKFGRSMKTVIADGGTSRMEHTYEISPFLLKAVAELDSLVEINQHDTSKVTSTDLKADLLAEMNELKLLVSGSATPEGQSAVNAKLDSVRKHIEAL; this comes from the coding sequence ATGTCTGCAAATCTTGCTGAAAAAATCGCCGATTATCCTGCACTCGCGGAAATGGGCATCGTTCGTTTTCATGAAATTTCCCACTACAGCCTGCGTCAGGACGGTGCGGACAAGGATGTGCTTCGAGTTATCTACAAGCGTGCCAAAGGTTCTTTTCTGCCACATACCCGCAAGTACAAATTCGGTCGTTCAATGAAGACAGTCATCGCTGATGGCGGTACTTCACGTATGGAACACACCTACGAAATTTCACCATTCCTGCTCAAAGCCGTGGCTGAGCTTGATTCTCTGGTTGAAATCAATCAACACGACACCAGCAAGGTGACCAGTACTGATCTGAAGGCGGATCTGCTGGCTGAAATGAATGAGCTGAAGCTATTGGTTTCCGGCTCTGCGACACCCGAAGGGCAGAGCGCGGTAAACGCAAAGCTGGACAGCGTGCGCAAGCACATCGAAGCGTTGTAA
- the lpdA gene encoding dihydrolipoyl dehydrogenase produces the protein MSELETVKIPDIGDVDDVEIIEVLVSVGDTIGLEDSLITVESDKASMEIPSPAAGVITSLLVKTGDRVSEGSDILVLDVAAAASNPAPTPSEPAQATPTADSASEGSQKPPPTTRTTAPDAAGASEENRQAADEHHDLVVLGAGPGGYTAAFRAADLGLKVLLIERYPDLGGVCLNVGCIPSKALLHTAAIIQETQGMSAHGVTFAKPEIDIDKLRSFKEEVIGKLTGGLAGLAKQRKVTVAHGFARFRSSHLIAISNPEQQEGADQADRLVSFDQAIIAAGSKSIRIPGFPYDDERLMDSTGALELADIPKRLLVIGGGIIGLEMGCVYAGLGSAVTVVELSEGLMPGCDRDLVRPLEKRLKKDFENIFTGAKVTGIESTKKGLSVTFEGGKAPASDTFDRVLLAVGRSPNGHALDADKAEVLVDERGFIAVDSQQRTNVQHIFAIGDLVGQPMLAHKATHEGKVAAEVAAGQKSYFDAKTIPSVAYTDPEIAWMGLTETAAKDQGISYEKGAFPWAASGRALSMARSDGLTKVLYDPQTKRILGAGIVGPNAGELIAEAVLALEMGADLEDLALTIHPHPTLSETLNFAAEVAEGTVTDIYIPKR, from the coding sequence ATGAGTGAGCTGGAAACCGTCAAGATCCCCGACATCGGAGATGTGGATGATGTCGAAATCATCGAGGTACTAGTCTCCGTGGGTGACACCATTGGACTGGAGGACTCCCTCATCACGGTCGAAAGTGACAAGGCCAGCATGGAGATCCCCTCCCCCGCTGCAGGTGTCATTACCTCCTTGCTGGTGAAAACCGGTGATCGAGTATCCGAAGGCAGTGACATACTGGTACTGGATGTTGCGGCTGCGGCCTCAAACCCGGCACCCACACCTAGCGAGCCAGCCCAGGCAACTCCAACAGCAGACTCGGCTTCAGAGGGCAGTCAGAAACCACCACCAACAACAAGAACCACAGCCCCTGATGCTGCAGGAGCCTCCGAAGAGAACCGGCAAGCCGCCGACGAACATCATGACCTGGTCGTGCTCGGAGCAGGCCCCGGTGGTTATACGGCAGCCTTTCGCGCCGCAGATCTGGGACTCAAGGTTCTGTTGATTGAACGCTATCCCGATCTGGGCGGAGTCTGCCTGAATGTAGGCTGCATTCCCTCCAAAGCCTTGTTACACACGGCGGCCATCATTCAGGAAACACAGGGCATGAGTGCGCACGGGGTTACCTTCGCAAAACCCGAGATCGATATCGATAAATTACGCAGCTTCAAGGAAGAGGTGATCGGCAAGTTGACAGGCGGGCTCGCCGGACTCGCTAAGCAGCGAAAAGTGACGGTTGCACACGGCTTCGCCCGCTTCCGTTCCAGCCACCTGATCGCCATCAGTAATCCTGAGCAGCAAGAAGGCGCCGACCAGGCCGATCGACTTGTCAGCTTTGATCAGGCCATTATTGCCGCAGGTTCGAAAAGTATCCGTATACCAGGCTTCCCCTATGACGATGAGCGCCTGATGGACTCTACCGGAGCGCTGGAACTGGCCGATATACCCAAGCGACTACTGGTCATTGGCGGCGGCATCATAGGCCTGGAGATGGGTTGTGTCTATGCAGGGCTGGGATCAGCTGTTACCGTCGTGGAACTGTCTGAGGGACTGATGCCCGGCTGTGATCGTGATTTGGTCAGACCTTTGGAAAAGCGCTTGAAAAAAGATTTCGAGAATATCTTTACTGGTGCGAAAGTGACCGGCATAGAGTCCACCAAGAAGGGCTTGAGTGTCACCTTTGAAGGTGGCAAGGCACCTGCCAGCGATACATTTGATCGGGTGCTGCTGGCAGTCGGTCGCAGCCCCAATGGCCATGCACTGGACGCAGACAAGGCTGAGGTGCTGGTTGATGAGCGGGGTTTTATCGCTGTCGACTCACAGCAAAGAACCAATGTGCAACACATCTTCGCCATTGGCGACCTGGTCGGCCAGCCCATGTTGGCTCACAAGGCGACGCATGAGGGCAAGGTTGCTGCCGAAGTGGCGGCCGGTCAAAAGAGCTATTTCGATGCCAAGACGATTCCTTCCGTGGCCTACACCGATCCGGAAATTGCGTGGATGGGACTAACCGAGACGGCTGCCAAGGATCAGGGAATCAGCTATGAAAAAGGTGCTTTCCCCTGGGCTGCCAGCGGTCGTGCGCTAAGCATGGCACGCAGTGATGGCTTGACCAAGGTTCTCTATGATCCGCAAACCAAGCGAATTCTGGGAGCCGGCATTGTCGGCCCGAATGCCGGTGAGCTGATCGCAGAAGCCGTTCTGGCCCTGGAAATGGGCGCAGACCTGGAAGATCTGGCGCTGACGATACATCCGCATCCGACTCTGTCGGAGACACTCAACTTTGCAGCAGAAGTTGCTGAGGGAACTGTGACAGACATCTACATTCCCAAACGCTGA